The Amaranthus tricolor cultivar Red isolate AtriRed21 chromosome 2, ASM2621246v1, whole genome shotgun sequence genome contains the following window.
ACTAGCATCGCTCATGTTCTTCCACCTCCAGATTTTGCCCTTTTTCTCGTTGTTTTCCGACAATGGTGTGCACAGTTCGATTGCGTTTGCCACCAACGTTTCAGGATTACATGAAATGTACCTGCGATTTGCAAACATAAGGTAAACTTCAAAATCCCGGATTTCACATTATGTTGCTTCTGTCCACTGAGATTACTTTtgttatattatagttttaatGTGTGTTGTAAGCTGCAGGTGACTTATCATTACAGAAATCTATCTTTTTGGGGATAAATTAAGTAAGCGCATTTCTCTTTGACCTCTCCTTGGAGGGGCAAGGGTATAATCTGTCTGCTACCCTCCTCTCCCGAACCCTGACTTGTGCGGAATTCCGGGTCCTGGGTTGATGATGTCCACCGAGATATTTTTCATGCTtcgaatttaattttaattttaaatcttcTTTCTTgctaaacttagtttattttttaactcGACCGTTTAGAATGCAGGAAGCCAGAAGATGACTTACACGAGTCTCCTTAGACGCGGATGAGTTCTCAGAGCTTTTATAACCTACTCACAAGAAAAGAAACAGGCAATCGGTGACTGGTGAAACGAGCAACATTGGTGTTCTCAAATAAGAATTTAAGTTGTTATAAAGATTAAAGTTGTTATAAAGATTAAAGAAATGACGGGtgataacaaatttttttttgaattacgaAATTTGACATAGCCTACAAAAAACGAGACGATAAACGCACACTCACAGTAGGGTGAAGTCCACCGCGTGGAGGATCTACTATAGCGACAACATTTTTGAAGTGCCGCCTGGCATTCGAGGAATTCCCGACATTGGTTAGACAATTATTCTTCGGATCCAGCTCTTCTTCATTAGAATCACGGGCTTGATCTGTATCCATTTTCATTCCGTTCAAGGAAATCTCGGGATTCatttcattgatcactgatgcAGTTCCATTTTCTAATGGATCAATTCGTTTTTCGTCGGTATCTGACGTATGTAGAATATCGCCCTGCTCTTGAGGATCATCTAGCTCCTGCAGATCATCTGGCTCCCGAGAATCATCTAAGTATTCTCTGAGTAAAGATCCCATCACACTTTCAGCCTGATGTAGCAGCAGAAAGGAGAAAATGAAAAGCAGAAACATGCAACTGAAATTACATTTTCAACAGACAGTCTATGTTACTTGATGTTGGATACCGGTACGTGTGTAAGTGTCGGATATGTCTAAacattcaattttacgcctaaaatgaagtgtttaagggccataccaatgtccgagcatcaaggacacaggtacgtgaagcaaaatgaagagttcgaGTAACATAGTGCTACAACCAATAAAAACTCCGCAAATATTAATTGGCGTTAATGATACGCACCTTCGCACAGACAAATTTACAATTCGTAATGCCATTGATCTCCGCGTTCTTTTGTGCATCAGAAACAGCTGAAGCATTCATCTCAATACCAATTACCTGGAAACAAATCATActaatataagtatataacaaAATCGTTCAGAAATCAGAAATCTCAAATGCAGAAgaaatcacatgaaaaattACTGAACAAAATTTAGTAAACCTGGGTATGAGTCACAAAAGAGCTCGTGATTGAAGCTGAAACACAAAATGatgatagagaaaaaaaaattttatatttttcgtTATCGGATGGGTATTAGACCCTACCATATGCATCAGAATGTTGGGGTTTTAGAgaggattattgtaggaatatGGGAGTAGCAAAAAATGTGAATGTTTCGACGTATAAGCGGGAAATACTTTGAGAGatagaatttgaaataaaaatataagggGTTAGGAGTCGCAACtattaagaagaagaagatgaaagatAATCGTTTAAGATGATTTGAACATGTACAAATACAGTGTATTAGTAAATCGTGAACCGAtaaggaagatagaaagttgAAACTCGGAGGAATCAAAAAGAGAGCAACAAAAAATAAAGGGTATAGACTTAACGGTTGAGATGGTAAGAAATCAAAATTAATGGAGAAGACGAATCCACATAGACGACCACTAGAACTAATCTATTGGTTTATGTAACTGAATCCAATCTTTTTTAAAGAAGGCTTTGCATTATTGTTTTTGTAGTGTGCAACAAAAGCAATGTtaaattataaactaaatacAACTACTATCAAAAAAtgtgtttcaaaaaataaactggcaaaacttatttggaaaatgAAAGCACGTCTAGATGCAACCTAGGTTACTTGGACTCGGCAATTAATGTCGGATATTGATACGTGCCCAAGTGTCGAATacgtttaaatattcaattttaaagcaaaattgaagtgtctaagtgtcataccaatgtcccaacatcaaggatcggacacgggtaagtgaagtaaaatgaagagtccgagtaacataggttGCAACCTAAAATAAGAATATTGAATTCAAAACCAAAGATAAAACAGTTAGGAGCTAGGATGCACAATATTACCATACCGACACGGTTGGCCAATGTCAGCCCAATTGTGCCAGTTCCACAGCATACATCAAAAAGTAAAGTATCCTGGTCTAGGCCAGCCCATTCTCCAGCAAGAGAATATAGTTTCTCTGCAGCTAAAGTGTTAACCTAAGATAAACTCATAGTCGTCAAATGATTCAACCATAATGGAACAACTAGCAGCAAcaagatatatacatatatatacctGAAAGAAGGCGGTAGGAGATATAGAGAAACGGAGATTGCCTATATAATCATGAATCCTCATTTCATTGCTGTCCGAGACCAATACCGTCTCGGAACTGGATTGAGCATGAGGTATCAATAATGGACGCAACGGAGCATCAGCACCAGCTACGTTAGATATGCCTACGTGGTCCTGGACAAATTGAAGAGCGGAACATTTGAAATTGCAGTTTAAGCACAAAATGACACATAAACTAACATCACCAAAGTGTAGCTTTAGCTTTAGTGATAAAAAAATTCCCTAAACGTGTCATTTTCATCGAATTTATTCTTCTTTTCTGGTAtttataattaatgtgtttgatAATTTCATGGCTCGTGACAGTACTCTCAATCTCGAATGCTAatctaaaaatacatttgttaCAATTCTGATCATATTGATTTGGACATGAAAAACGGTAGTTCACATAACTTCgaccaaaaaaggttaaaatctTATCTCAAAACAAACGTGTTAAGAATCTAAGTATTATACCTGAATAGCTAAGACAGTCAGCGGCAAAGGTGGAGTAGTTGAAGCAGCTCTTGTAGAAAATGCTCCAGCCAATTTCTCGAGTTCATTGTTTACGAGATCATCATCATAGGCTTTTGTTGAAACCTAAAACACAAACGTCAATATTCTTATGATAATCACTATTatatgattcactaatctccttgcgaatcgtgaatcgaaaaaagcgaattatagtcgcttttgggctattttagggtcattttgagcgaatcgcgaattcaaaaaacGAATAAACTGGCGAATTATGTTGCACTGTTATGGTTAAATACGAAAACAAAGAGAAACGCCCATCATTTATTCCCAGCTCAAGTAAAGGCGACTCTTAACCCGGTCCGTTGGGAATGTCAAGAATATATAACAATTCAGAATACCAAATCGAGATTCGAGTGTTGAACCTGAATGACAAGCATGACCTCAGAGATATTAGCCTCCTCATTCTGAATATCACCGTCCCTCTGTGATTTTCGACCTTCTCGAACCTGTTGAGAAGAGAAAGTAATTTTCGTACAGAAATTCATattcaattaataaaaacaaatccaagagattaaaaatcacCGGACATAAAGGAACTAAACTTACAGTCAATTGACGCCAGAACCCAGTATTGTTGAATCTGTTCCAAATTGGTAGAGATGAATCCTGCAAGAACTCTTGAAAGACCAAGGCATAAGTGGATGCAATTTTAGAAACATTCGGGCAATTTGTCGGCTCCTCGACTGCTGTCACACCCTCTCTGCAATGACATAATAGTCAATGCAATAATATCATTCAAGCCAATAAAAACACATCCCGTTACAACCCAAGTATATAATACCTGAAATTTCCAAGCAGAAAACCAACAGTAGGTTTCTGATGCACCGAGTAACCAACTGAAAACTCACACTTATTACGGTACCCATTTACTAGGGGTGATTCAATTATCCCTGTTAGTTCGCATGGAAGCCCACCTAAGACATGCAATTGAAGGGCGTAAATTCGTATGTCCCTTGAAAGCACATTTAACAGcccctcttgtatgagactgtctcactgtGAGAAGAGTCCATACAAAAAGTCCAttatgctaaaagtttctattattggcctatttaacccaaatatgGGGCACGTCTCACGGTGACCTCATACAAGTAAAATTGTTTCACATGAGATAGACAAAGGGAAATAATTGCACCTACTTGAAAGCAAAAAGCCcaagaaaaataagaaagataATAAAATGATAAGACCCACCTCTTTCCTTGGAATTAACAATCCATTCGGGTAGTGCGGTACCCCTTGGTAATGCTTTACGGGCATTTCTAGTCTGCATTACAAGAAGTCCATAAATGCTTCGCACATCAAGTTTGACATCCCTAAGATCTAGAAACGATGACTTATTTTAAGGACAAGAAAACTAACAAGTTTTATGAGAATTTTCGTGAGAGAATTCTTTTTTTGCTCTAGTTGCTCCGCATACGGTAGTTTAGCAAGGGGGGTGACTACATCACATACACTCTTTCCCTTTGAACCTGAACCATTCATTTCCTCACCATTTTCATCGTCTTCAGATGCACCAGGTTTCGCATTTTGGTACCTTTTATGAGCTGATTGTATCTTATCATCATAAGATCGTGGAAGGACATCCCCAACCTTAAGTGTCTTGTTGCCAACAGATTTCCCTTCCAATAACTGAAGCAATTAGCGCACAAGTCAAAAACAAGGCTAAATCAGTTTTTGACAACTGACCAATGTTATCACAAGAATACCTCTGTTGCCCTTTCAACTTGCTCAACTGTTTCGAACGTTATAAATCCTACAGACATTCCTTTTTTCTTCTTAGCTTCTTTGTAAACGACCCCCTACACATGCCAGAGATAACGTAAACAGAACCCGAAGACCGTAAAACAAATGAACTTCACAACTAAATGACAGAAAAGCATTATTAGACCAACCAGATAAACACAGACTTAGATGCCTGTAAAGTCATTGTGAAATTCTTTCGTGaattcaacaaaaaagcgacaattTTATATTGAATACCTCACTTAATAAGCATATACTGAAACAATGAATCTCAATGAGCGGACTTAacaaaattatactccctccgccCCCTGAAAAAATAACCATAAAATTTGttacctttttcattttgaagatGATCACACGCTCCCTCATCAATTCTCGTCTATACATTTAATTTCTCTCATTCATATCATTAacacatttcaaattttttgttcATCTCCAAAAGCAAACCCAATAATAAAGGAAGAGGCATAAGTGATTTAACAACTTCACAGGGACACAGAAGTATTTTACAAGGAATTTTGCTCAATTACATGGCTGGTTCTTGGGGCATCCCGAGTAGCCAACCGTCTATCTCCCATTGAAATAAGGGGTGTTATTCATATTCGGTTATGAGCAACACTTTTAAAGTAATTTGTTCGTAAaacctttttttatatttaaagtaaacgttacaatatattttttcttaatttatttttctcaaaGTTGAAAAAGTTTTATCTTTGAATATAATGTAAGAGCCTCATTTTAAAAGATACTGCCTCTACAATCTTTGCTCCGCCTGCTCAATTACAACAGAAAGTCGTTGCTTCCCAGCTCATATCAAATCAAATGGCATTCAAATTTGCGACCAAacatcaaaaactacaaataatAAGCCACATAAAACAGTGTATTCACTAAAATAAAGACTATGGAGTATATAATCTACCAACCATGCTTAATcctttgattgagttggttttttgacaTTGTATTAGAAGAGTATTACGGGTTCAAAACCCATTCAACCCTCATTTCAAACAAAGTATTTAACACCATATATAAG
Protein-coding sequences here:
- the LOC130806002 gene encoding zinc finger CCCH domain-containing protein 24 isoform X2; protein product: MAESNLPEPKTPLTDSQIPSIATPIIEEPTNELSKLSNCYIPQSPTDFKRKREEKEEQLTEENPKKTKHPLHKTSLCSFFRRSGTCSHGEDCRFAHNEEELQPRPDGSWDPTSKKGKEMARKAGGEESEEGDGDGNDEKSVSVMMTGVMDENGDSQFSKCVIHLSMKWNSDKFKTFLDELGVVYKEAKKKKGMSVGFITFETVEQVERATELLEGKSVGNKTLKVGDVLPRSYDDKIQSAHKRYQNAKPGASEDDENGEEMNGSGSKGKSVCDVVTPLAKLPYAEQLEQKKNSLTKILIKLTRNARKALPRGTALPEWIVNSKERGGLPCELTGIIESPLVNGYRNKCEFSVGYSVHQKPTVGFLLGNFREGVTAVEEPTNCPNVSKIASTYALVFQEFLQDSSLPIWNRFNNTGFWRQLTVREGRKSQRDGDIQNEEANISEVMLVIQVSTKAYDDDLVNNELEKLAGAFSTRAASTTPPLPLTVLAIQDHVGISNVAGADAPLRPLLIPHAQSSSETVLVSDSNEMRIHDYIGNLRFSISPTAFFQVNTLAAEKLYSLAGEWAGLDQDTLLFDVCCGTGTIGLTLANRVGMVIGIEMNASAVSDAQKNAEINGITNCKFVCAKAESVMGSLLREYLDDSREPDDLQELDDPQEQGDILHTSDTDEKRIDPLENGTASVINEMNPEISLNGMKMDTDQARDSNEEELDPKNNCLTNVGNSSNARRHFKNVVAIVDPPRGGLHPTVIKALRTHPRLRRLVYISCNPETLVANAIELCTPLSENNEKKGKIWRWKNMSDASQARHRLKSMPKSEPFQPVKAMAVDLFPHTSHCELVMLLER
- the LOC130806002 gene encoding zinc finger CCCH domain-containing protein 24 isoform X1, with translation MAESNLPEPKTPLTDSQIPSIATPIIEEPTNELSKLSNCYIPQSPTDFKRKREEKEEQLTEENPKKTKHPLHKTSLCSFFRRSGTCSHGEDCRFAHNEEELQPRPDGSWDPTSKKGKEMARKAGGEESEEGDGDGNDEKSVSVMMTGVMDENGDSQFSKCVIHLSMKWNSDKFKTFLDELGVVYKEAKKKKGMSVGFITFETVEQVERATELLEGKSVGNKTLKVGDVLPRSYDDKIQSAHKRYQNAKPGASEDDENGEEMNGSGSKGKSVCDVVTPLAKLPYAEQLEQKKNSLTKILIKLTRNARKALPRGTALPEWIVNSKERGGLPCELTGIIESPLVNGYRNKCEFSVGYSVHQKPTVGFLLGNFREGVTAVEEPTNCPNVSKIASTYALVFQEFLQDSSLPIWNRFNNTGFWRQLTVREGRKSQRDGDIQNEEANISEVMLVIQVSTKAYDDDLVNNELEKLAGAFSTRAASTTPPLPLTVLAIQDHVGISNVAGADAPLRPLLIPHAQSSSETVLVSDSNEMRIHDYIGNLRFSISPTAFFQVNTLAAEKLYSLAGEWAGLDQDTLLFDVCCGTGTIGLTLANRVGMVIGIEMNASAVSDAQKNAEINGITNCKFVCAKAESVMGSLLREYLDDSREPDDLQELDDPQEQGDILHTSDTDEKRIDPLENGTASVINEMNPEISLNGMKMDTDQARDSNEEELDPKNNCLTNVGNSSNARRHFKNVVAIVDPPRGGLHPTVSVIKALRTHPRLRRLVYISCNPETLVANAIELCTPLSENNEKKGKIWRWKNMSDASQARHRLKSMPKSEPFQPVKAMAVDLFPHTSHCELVMLLER